One Hyphomicrobium sp. CS1GBMeth3 DNA window includes the following coding sequences:
- a CDS encoding Ppx/GppA phosphatase family protein: MSELTDDERSGAPAHDPQPASHAVGAAHASAARAFSRKEQGSGPRREAQAGAKPGQVYGALDLGTNNCRLLLARPSRRGFRVVDAFSRIIRLGEGVSQSGQLSDAAMRRTIDALRVCATKLARNDVVRARCVATEACRIATNGRDFLRRVEGEVGLKLEVLDRETEASLAVSGCASLIDYRADYVLVFDIGGGSSELIWLDLSREGKDSLDAAGERRSGVKPKVGAWTSLPVGVVTLAERFGGHDVSAECFEDMVAYVSSLVRPFEALHGFRNRANGGNLHLLGTSGTVTTVAGIHLGLKRYDRARVDGCWLSIQEIQKVTYELLACSYQERVAEPCIGQERADLVLAGCAILEAILRMWPAERLRVADRGLREGILATLMSEDGVYRVGRRRRRQRSS; encoded by the coding sequence GTGTCGGAACTGACGGACGACGAGCGCTCCGGCGCTCCTGCCCATGATCCGCAACCGGCCTCTCATGCCGTCGGCGCAGCGCACGCTTCGGCCGCACGAGCGTTTTCCCGAAAAGAGCAGGGCTCAGGGCCAAGACGCGAAGCGCAAGCCGGCGCAAAGCCCGGCCAAGTCTATGGCGCTCTCGATCTCGGCACCAACAACTGTCGGCTTTTGCTTGCGCGGCCGTCGCGGCGCGGGTTTCGCGTCGTCGATGCCTTCTCGCGAATCATCCGGCTCGGCGAGGGCGTTTCGCAGTCGGGTCAGCTTTCCGACGCCGCCATGCGGCGCACGATCGATGCGCTGCGCGTTTGCGCGACCAAGCTTGCAAGAAACGATGTCGTGCGCGCGCGCTGCGTGGCGACCGAAGCGTGCCGCATCGCGACCAACGGGCGCGACTTTCTGCGCCGCGTCGAAGGCGAGGTGGGGCTGAAGCTCGAAGTGCTCGATCGTGAGACGGAAGCGAGCCTCGCGGTCTCGGGCTGTGCATCGCTCATCGACTACCGGGCGGACTACGTACTCGTGTTCGATATCGGTGGCGGCTCGTCGGAGTTGATCTGGCTCGATCTCTCGCGCGAGGGGAAAGATAGCCTCGACGCGGCCGGTGAGCGGCGCTCTGGCGTGAAGCCCAAAGTCGGCGCCTGGACCTCGCTTCCGGTCGGCGTGGTGACTCTGGCCGAGCGGTTCGGCGGCCATGACGTCTCGGCCGAATGCTTCGAAGATATGGTCGCCTACGTTTCGAGCCTTGTCCGCCCGTTCGAAGCACTGCACGGGTTCCGCAATCGCGCCAACGGCGGCAACCTGCATCTGCTTGGCACGTCCGGCACGGTGACGACGGTGGCCGGCATCCATCTTGGCCTCAAGCGTTACGATCGCGCGCGCGTCGACGGCTGCTGGCTGTCGATCCAGGAGATCCAGAAGGTGACCTACGAGCTGCTTGCGTGCTCCTACCAGGAACGGGTGGCGGAGCCGTGCATCGGACAGGAGCGCGCGGATCTGGTGCTCGCCGGATGTGCGATCCTCGAAGCCATTCTGCGCATGTGGCCGGCTGAGCGGCTGCGTGTCGCCGATCGCGGGTTGCGTGAGGGGATTCTCGCCACGCTGATGAGCGAGGACGGCGTCTATCGCGTCGGGCGCAGGCGCCGGCGGCAACGGTCGAGCTAG
- a CDS encoding leucyl/phenylalanyl-tRNA--protein transferase: protein MGTAILVAGTVVLAAGSMVAALLLLRARRDGKFAESPAFTVQRWTLGTLYSLRPVRIADLPDLLWHSAVDIVRGGTRVPDPACIKACPDSFGGVARDVSPATVLAAAERGFFPWCHFGPLKWWTREQRMVLATADFRMTKNLRRIMRKAPHRVTFDQAFDDVIRCCAGRRKNRLYGLTWITPTIMRLYSELHRQGHAHSFEVWNADGVLVGGGYGLSVGRVFFTESQFSHESNASKMGFATLMYHLARWGYVANDGKDPTPTLEEAGFRLMPRRAFEAVLEEHGTASAPTRAWTVSAPLSEIAEWDASSAKTETPPQKPAQPRRPPRIKSAA from the coding sequence ATGGGCACAGCGATTCTGGTAGCGGGCACGGTCGTTCTGGCAGCCGGCTCCATGGTGGCCGCGCTGCTTCTGCTCCGGGCACGCCGCGACGGAAAGTTCGCCGAGAGCCCCGCCTTCACCGTCCAGCGCTGGACCCTGGGCACGCTCTACTCCTTGCGCCCGGTCCGCATCGCCGACCTTCCCGATCTGCTCTGGCATTCTGCGGTCGACATCGTGCGTGGTGGCACGCGCGTGCCCGACCCGGCCTGCATCAAGGCGTGCCCGGACTCTTTCGGCGGCGTCGCGCGCGATGTCTCTCCGGCCACGGTGCTGGCGGCGGCCGAGCGGGGGTTCTTCCCCTGGTGTCACTTCGGCCCGCTCAAATGGTGGACACGCGAGCAGCGAATGGTTCTTGCGACCGCAGACTTCCGCATGACCAAGAACCTGCGCCGCATCATGCGCAAGGCACCGCACCGCGTGACGTTCGACCAGGCTTTTGACGACGTCATCCGCTGCTGCGCCGGCCGGCGCAAGAACCGCCTCTACGGCCTGACTTGGATCACGCCGACGATCATGCGCCTCTATTCTGAGCTGCACCGCCAGGGCCACGCACATTCGTTCGAAGTCTGGAACGCAGACGGCGTGTTGGTGGGCGGCGGCTACGGGCTGTCGGTCGGTCGCGTGTTCTTCACCGAATCGCAGTTCAGCCACGAATCGAACGCGTCCAAGATGGGCTTTGCGACACTGATGTACCACCTCGCCCGCTGGGGCTACGTCGCCAACGATGGCAAGGATCCGACCCCGACGCTCGAGGAGGCTGGCTTCCGCTTGATGCCGCGCCGGGCATTCGAAGCCGTGCTCGAGGAGCATGGAACTGCGTCCGCCCCCACGCGTGCGTGGACGGTCTCCGCACCGCTCTCGGAGATCGCCGAATGGGATGCAAGCAGCGCCAAGACTGAAACCCCGCCGCAGAAGCCGGCGCAACCACGCCGGCCACCGCGGATCAAATCCGCCGCTTAA
- a CDS encoding ArsC family reductase: MASTSVTIYGIPNCDTMKKARAWLAEHGVEAVFHDYKKDGIDEARLARWSRAVGWETLLNRAGTTFRKLPDADKQGLNEQKAIALMRAQPSLIKRPVLEYGAKKPLVGFKPDTYADALAG, from the coding sequence ATGGCCAGCACGTCCGTCACGATCTACGGCATTCCCAATTGCGACACGATGAAGAAGGCGCGGGCGTGGCTCGCGGAGCATGGAGTCGAAGCCGTGTTCCACGACTACAAGAAGGACGGCATCGACGAGGCGCGGCTCGCGCGCTGGAGCCGTGCGGTCGGCTGGGAGACGCTGCTCAATCGCGCGGGTACGACCTTTCGCAAGCTCCCTGATGCGGACAAGCAGGGGCTCAATGAGCAGAAGGCGATTGCGCTGATGCGTGCGCAGCCTTCGCTTATCAAACGTCCGGTACTGGAATATGGCGCGAAGAAGCCGCTGGTCGGTTTCAAGCCGGACACCTATGCGGATGCGCTCGCAGGGTGA
- the pqqA gene encoding pyrroloquinoline quinone precursor peptide PqqA, whose translation MKIWVKPAVREQEVGLEVTSYLPAEIDII comes from the coding sequence ATGAAGATTTGGGTGAAGCCCGCCGTGCGCGAGCAGGAAGTTGGCCTTGAGGTGACGAGCTACCTCCCGGCGGAGATCGACATCATCTAA
- the guaA gene encoding glutamine-hydrolyzing GMP synthase has product MSATVLIIDFGSQVTQLIARRVREAGVYCEIHPFQSAEAAFAKLKPAAVILSGGPSSVPEEGSPRAPAAVFTSGIPVLGICYGQQTMADQLGGKVESGHHREFGRAVLSVDAESPLFEGVWNTGERHQVWMSHGDRVTKLPDGFRIIATSENAPFAAVADEARRFYAVQFHPEVVHTPDGDRLISNFVHRIAGLKPDWTMAAYRREMIERIRKQVGKGRVICGLSGGVDSAVAAVLIHEAIGDQLTCVFVDHGLMRLGEAEQVVGLFRDHYNIPLVHVDASKLFLDALTGVTDPEAKRKAIGKHFIDVFEAEAAKIGGAEFLAQGTLYPDVIESVSFSGGPSVTIKSHHNVGGLPERMNMKLVEPLRELFKDEVRALGRELGLPDAFVGRHPFPGPGLAIRIPGEITSEKLDILRKADAIYLDEIRKAGLYDAIWQAFAVLLPVRTVGVMGDGRTYDHVLALRAVTSVDGMTADFFPFDMGFLGRAATRIINEVRGINRVVYDVTSKPPGTIEWE; this is encoded by the coding sequence ATGTCCGCCACCGTTCTCATCATCGATTTCGGAAGCCAGGTCACGCAGCTCATCGCCAGGCGCGTGCGCGAGGCCGGCGTCTACTGCGAGATCCATCCTTTTCAGAGCGCCGAAGCCGCTTTTGCCAAGCTGAAGCCGGCCGCGGTCATCCTTTCTGGCGGGCCGTCGTCGGTGCCGGAGGAGGGGAGCCCGCGCGCGCCAGCCGCGGTGTTTACGTCCGGCATTCCGGTGCTCGGTATCTGCTACGGCCAGCAGACCATGGCGGACCAACTTGGCGGCAAGGTCGAGAGCGGACACCATCGCGAGTTCGGCCGCGCCGTGCTTTCGGTCGATGCGGAGAGCCCGCTGTTCGAGGGCGTGTGGAACACGGGCGAGCGGCATCAGGTCTGGATGAGCCACGGCGACCGGGTGACGAAGCTGCCGGACGGTTTCCGCATCATCGCGACGAGTGAGAATGCGCCCTTCGCGGCGGTCGCCGACGAGGCGCGGCGGTTCTATGCCGTGCAGTTCCACCCCGAGGTCGTGCACACGCCGGATGGCGACAGACTGATCTCGAACTTTGTGCACCGTATCGCAGGGCTGAAGCCCGACTGGACCATGGCCGCGTACCGGCGCGAGATGATCGAGCGGATCCGCAAGCAGGTCGGCAAGGGCCGCGTGATCTGCGGGCTTTCGGGCGGTGTCGACAGCGCGGTTGCGGCGGTTCTGATCCACGAGGCGATCGGCGACCAGCTCACGTGTGTGTTCGTCGATCACGGGCTGATGCGGCTCGGCGAAGCGGAGCAGGTGGTTGGGCTCTTCCGCGATCACTACAACATTCCGCTCGTGCACGTAGACGCCTCGAAGTTGTTCCTCGATGCGCTGACGGGCGTCACCGATCCCGAGGCAAAGCGCAAAGCCATCGGCAAGCACTTCATCGACGTGTTCGAGGCGGAGGCTGCCAAGATCGGCGGTGCTGAGTTCCTGGCGCAGGGCACGCTCTATCCGGACGTGATCGAGAGCGTTTCGTTCAGCGGCGGGCCGTCTGTCACCATCAAGTCGCACCACAACGTCGGCGGCCTGCCCGAGCGTATGAACATGAAGCTCGTCGAGCCGCTGCGCGAACTGTTCAAGGACGAGGTGCGTGCGCTGGGCCGCGAGCTTGGCCTGCCGGACGCGTTCGTGGGGCGGCATCCGTTCCCGGGTCCAGGTCTTGCCATTCGCATTCCCGGCGAGATCACGAGCGAGAAGCTCGACATCCTGCGCAAGGCGGATGCGATCTATCTCGACGAGATCCGCAAGGCCGGTCTTTACGATGCGATCTGGCAGGCGTTCGCCGTGTTGCTACCGGTGCGTACGGTCGGAGTCATGGGCGACGGGCGCACCTACGATCATGTGCTGGCCTTGCGCGCCGTAACGAGTGTTGACGGCATGACGGCGGATTTCTTTCCCTTCGACATGGGCTTCCTCGGCCGCGCCGCGACGCGGATCATCAACGAGGTGCGTGGCATCAACCGCGTCGTCTACGACGTGACCTCGAAGCCGCCCGGCACCATTGAGTGGGAATAG
- a CDS encoding RlmE family RNA methyltransferase, with product MKGKSGRGSKAKGPGSALDAAGGQRDLNVRLKTARSRTASSQRWLERQLNDPYVTAAKRAGYRSRAVFKLIEIDDKHRFLKPGGRVVDLGAAPGGWSQIAAERVQAIGGRGQVVAIDILDMEPLAGVESATLDFMAEGAEDWLKEKLRGGAADVVLSDMAAPTVGHSKTDHLRIMGLAEAAAHFAGDVLAPGGAFLCKVFQGGTERELLDFLKQRFQTVRHIKPPASRSDSAELYVLATGFKEQP from the coding sequence ATGAAAGGTAAATCGGGCCGCGGGTCCAAGGCCAAGGGACCGGGCAGCGCGCTGGACGCTGCCGGCGGTCAGCGCGATCTCAACGTGCGGCTCAAGACGGCTCGCAGTCGGACTGCGTCCTCTCAGCGATGGCTCGAGCGGCAGCTCAACGATCCGTACGTGACGGCAGCCAAGCGCGCGGGTTACAGGTCGCGCGCGGTCTTCAAGCTGATCGAAATCGACGACAAGCACCGCTTCCTGAAGCCGGGGGGGCGTGTGGTCGACCTCGGCGCGGCCCCGGGGGGCTGGAGCCAGATCGCGGCTGAGCGCGTGCAAGCGATCGGCGGGCGCGGGCAGGTGGTTGCGATCGACATCCTCGACATGGAGCCGTTAGCGGGCGTCGAATCGGCAACGCTCGACTTCATGGCTGAGGGCGCTGAGGACTGGCTCAAGGAGAAGCTCAGGGGCGGCGCGGCCGATGTGGTGCTGTCGGACATGGCGGCGCCGACGGTTGGCCACTCCAAGACGGATCACCTGCGCATCATGGGGCTGGCGGAGGCGGCGGCGCATTTCGCGGGCGACGTGCTGGCGCCGGGTGGTGCCTTCCTGTGCAAGGTCTTCCAGGGCGGCACGGAGCGTGAGCTTCTGGACTTTCTAAAGCAGCGCTTTCAGACCGTGCGCCATATCAAGCCGCCGGCGAGCCGCTCCGACAGCGCGGAGCTTTATGTTCTGGCCACGGGCTTCAAGGAGCAGCCGTAG
- a CDS encoding RsmB/NOP family class I SAM-dependent RNA methyltransferase, with product MKPGGRIQAAAEVLEDILVRHQPASTALADWGKRHRFAGSGDRAAIGTLVFDALRRRLSLAAQMGGEAPRLLAIAAAPRALGLSVDDVLAACDGSVHAPQPIDETEQARLAVGEPAADAPAHVGADVPEWLMASFVRAFGERAIAEGRAMAERAPIDLRANTLKATREKVLSALSNFGAQPTQLAPFGVRIAAPEGPRKSPHVEAEAAHGKGWFEVQDEGSQLAAALSGAGPRQQVLDLCAGAGGKTLALAAAMQNSGQIYAYDADKGQLRPIFERLQRAGVRNAQVLEGGNRAALEALGARFDTVLVDAPCSGSGTWRRKPDAKWRLKPEALATRQKEQREVLELASGLVKPGGRLIYVTCSVLPEENVDQVAWFLGAHPGFALVPFGEAWRAALGSEPPHSADGSAETLLLTPALHGTDGFFVASFRQAA from the coding sequence GTGAAACCGGGTGGGCGAATCCAAGCCGCAGCCGAGGTGCTCGAGGATATTCTCGTCCGGCATCAGCCGGCTTCCACCGCGCTTGCCGATTGGGGAAAGCGGCATCGCTTTGCGGGTTCGGGCGATCGGGCGGCGATCGGCACGCTCGTTTTCGATGCGCTGCGTCGTCGTCTGTCGCTCGCGGCGCAGATGGGCGGCGAGGCTCCGCGGCTGCTCGCGATCGCGGCGGCGCCGCGGGCGCTCGGACTTTCCGTCGACGATGTTCTGGCCGCGTGCGACGGCAGCGTGCACGCGCCGCAGCCGATCGATGAAACTGAACAGGCACGTCTCGCTGTAGGTGAGCCTGCTGCTGATGCGCCGGCTCATGTGGGTGCCGATGTGCCCGAATGGCTGATGGCCTCGTTTGTGCGCGCGTTCGGCGAGCGTGCGATCGCGGAGGGGCGCGCCATGGCCGAGCGCGCGCCGATCGATCTGCGCGCCAATACGCTGAAGGCGACGCGCGAGAAGGTGCTATCGGCGTTGTCGAATTTTGGAGCCCAACCGACGCAGTTGGCGCCATTCGGTGTTCGCATCGCGGCTCCCGAAGGCCCGCGCAAGAGCCCGCATGTGGAAGCCGAGGCCGCACACGGCAAGGGCTGGTTCGAGGTGCAGGACGAGGGTAGCCAGCTGGCGGCGGCGCTCTCGGGTGCGGGGCCGCGCCAGCAGGTACTCGATCTCTGCGCTGGCGCAGGCGGCAAGACGCTGGCCCTCGCGGCTGCCATGCAGAACAGCGGGCAGATCTACGCCTATGACGCCGACAAGGGGCAACTTCGGCCGATCTTCGAGCGGCTGCAGCGGGCCGGCGTGCGCAATGCACAGGTGCTCGAAGGCGGCAACCGCGCGGCACTCGAAGCGCTGGGGGCGCGGTTCGACACGGTGCTGGTCGATGCGCCGTGTTCGGGCTCCGGTACCTGGCGGCGCAAGCCCGACGCCAAGTGGCGGCTCAAGCCCGAGGCGCTGGCGACGCGTCAGAAGGAGCAGCGCGAGGTTCTCGAGCTGGCGTCCGGCCTTGTGAAGCCAGGCGGACGGCTCATCTACGTCACCTGCTCGGTGCTGCCAGAAGAGAACGTAGATCAGGTTGCGTGGTTTCTCGGCGCGCATCCGGGGTTCGCGCTGGTGCCGTTCGGCGAGGCCTGGCGTGCCGCGCTCGGGAGCGAGCCGCCTCATTCGGCCGACGGGTCGGCGGAGACGTTGCTGCTGACGCCGGCGTTGCACGGCACTGACGGGTTCTTCGTCGCCAGCTTCCGTCAGGCTGCTTAA
- the guaB gene encoding IMP dehydrogenase, translating to MADRPIDRDLGLALTFDDVLLVPAASEVLPSQVNVASRVTRTISLNIPILSSAMDTVTESRLAIAVAQEGGIGVVHRNLTPEEQARHAASVKKYESGIVLNPVTIEPTATLEEALGLMASNAISGIPVVEAPNGKGKGRLVGILTNRDVRFATNPKTPVAELMTKDRLITVTRNVSQDEAKRLLHQNRIEKLLVVDDDYHCIGLITVKDIEKAQKHPNACKDPEGRLRVAAATTVGTDGWERTEKLLEAGCDLIVVDTAHGHSKSVLDAVTRIKKISNSVQVVAGNVATAEATRALIEAGADSVKVGIGPGSICTTRIVAGVGVPQLTAVMDCANEAHKHDVPVIADGGIRYSGDIVKALAAGADCVMIGSLLAGTDEAPGETYLYQGRTYKAYRGMGSLGAMARGSADRYFQQEVKDMLKLVPEGIEGQVPYKGPVEGVLNQLIGGLRAGMGYTGAKTLADLRETAKFVRISPASMRESHPHGVLITRESPNYPGVA from the coding sequence ATGGCTGACCGCCCAATCGATCGCGATTTGGGTCTAGCGCTGACATTTGATGACGTGCTCCTAGTGCCGGCCGCATCTGAGGTTCTGCCCAGCCAGGTCAACGTCGCGAGCAGGGTCACCCGGACCATCTCGCTCAATATCCCGATCCTCTCCTCGGCCATGGATACGGTGACGGAAAGCCGCCTCGCGATCGCGGTGGCGCAGGAGGGCGGCATCGGCGTGGTGCACCGCAACCTCACGCCGGAGGAGCAGGCCCGCCACGCGGCCTCCGTCAAGAAATATGAATCCGGCATCGTGCTTAATCCCGTCACGATCGAGCCGACGGCCACGCTCGAAGAGGCGCTGGGTCTCATGGCGTCGAACGCCATCTCCGGAATCCCAGTCGTCGAAGCGCCGAACGGTAAGGGCAAGGGGCGCCTGGTCGGCATTCTGACCAACCGCGATGTGCGATTCGCGACGAATCCCAAGACGCCGGTCGCAGAGTTGATGACGAAGGACCGGCTGATCACGGTTACGCGCAATGTCAGCCAGGACGAAGCAAAGCGCCTTCTGCACCAAAACCGGATCGAGAAACTGCTCGTTGTCGATGACGATTACCACTGCATCGGGCTCATCACCGTCAAAGATATCGAGAAGGCGCAGAAGCACCCCAACGCTTGCAAGGATCCCGAGGGGCGGCTGCGCGTCGCAGCTGCGACGACGGTCGGGACCGACGGCTGGGAGCGCACAGAGAAGTTGCTCGAAGCAGGCTGCGATCTGATCGTTGTCGACACGGCGCATGGGCATTCGAAGAGCGTGCTCGACGCCGTCACGCGCATCAAGAAGATCTCGAATTCGGTGCAGGTCGTGGCGGGCAACGTCGCCACTGCTGAGGCGACGCGGGCGCTGATCGAGGCGGGTGCCGATTCGGTGAAGGTCGGCATCGGGCCGGGCTCGATCTGCACGACGCGGATCGTGGCGGGTGTCGGCGTGCCTCAGCTTACTGCGGTCATGGATTGCGCCAACGAAGCGCACAAGCATGACGTACCGGTGATTGCTGACGGCGGTATCCGCTACTCGGGCGATATCGTGAAGGCATTGGCCGCTGGTGCTGACTGCGTGATGATCGGCTCGCTGCTTGCCGGCACGGACGAAGCGCCGGGCGAGACCTATCTCTACCAGGGACGCACCTACAAGGCGTATCGCGGCATGGGCTCGCTGGGCGCCATGGCGCGCGGATCGGCCGACCGCTACTTCCAGCAGGAGGTTAAGGACATGCTGAAGCTCGTGCCGGAGGGCATCGAGGGACAGGTGCCCTACAAGGGGCCGGTCGAAGGCGTTCTCAATCAGCTCATTGGCGGGCTTCGTGCGGGCATGGGTTATACCGGCGCCAAGACGCTTGCAGACCTGCGTGAGACCGCGAAGTTCGTGCGCATCTCGCCGGCCAGCATGCGCGAGAGCCATCCGCATGGTGTGCTGATCACGCGCGAGAGCCCTAACTACCCGGGTGTCGCCTAA
- a CDS encoding MAPEG family protein, with the protein MNQTAILYPVFVQVALTFFLQGWMRKERVGAVKRGEVTFGDISLRQAKWPPRATQISNAFHNQIEVPILFYAVVAFLMITSQVSLVFVMLAWLFVLARLYHAYIHTTINRQPYRFYGYAASSITLFVMWVLFAVRILFFTATGA; encoded by the coding sequence ATGAATCAGACCGCAATTCTCTATCCGGTTTTCGTGCAGGTGGCCCTTACGTTCTTTCTGCAGGGTTGGATGCGCAAGGAGCGCGTGGGAGCCGTCAAGCGCGGAGAGGTGACGTTCGGCGATATCTCCTTGCGGCAGGCCAAGTGGCCGCCGCGTGCAACGCAGATCTCGAATGCGTTTCACAACCAGATCGAGGTACCGATCCTCTTCTACGCGGTTGTGGCGTTTCTGATGATCACCAGCCAGGTGAGCCTGGTGTTCGTGATGCTGGCGTGGCTGTTCGTCCTGGCGCGGCTCTATCACGCGTACATCCACACCACGATCAACCGGCAGCCCTATCGCTTCTACGGATATGCGGCGAGTTCCATTACCCTATTCGTAATGTGGGTGCTGTTCGCGGTGCGCATTCTGTTCTTCACCGCGACGGGCGCTTGA
- a CDS encoding YoaK family protein → MKLSAPTLLSFNGGYVDTAGFLALHGLFATHVTGNFVTFGASLAYGTSGALTKLLALPVFCIVVMLVRLLGAELPKRGLDRLRELLFLKVVLLAVTDLMAFRWGPFVDGDAWRAIFTGLTLVAAMAVQNAVHRVHLPKSPPSTIMTGNATQMMIDIPDLVSGNLPADKRQVTLDRVRALASGIAMFALGCAAAAMIFLGFGMWVFVLPPVIGLASALVAKSALDAT, encoded by the coding sequence GTGAAACTTTCCGCGCCGACGCTGCTGAGCTTCAACGGTGGGTACGTCGATACCGCTGGTTTTCTGGCGCTGCACGGGCTGTTCGCGACGCATGTGACCGGCAATTTCGTGACGTTTGGCGCGTCGCTCGCCTATGGCACGTCGGGGGCGCTTACGAAGCTTCTGGCGTTGCCGGTTTTCTGCATCGTGGTCATGCTGGTGCGGTTGCTCGGCGCGGAGCTGCCGAAACGCGGTCTCGACAGATTGCGGGAGCTCCTATTTCTCAAGGTCGTTCTTCTTGCTGTTACGGATCTGATGGCGTTTCGGTGGGGGCCGTTTGTTGACGGCGATGCCTGGCGCGCCATCTTCACCGGGTTGACACTGGTGGCGGCGATGGCGGTCCAGAATGCCGTGCATCGCGTCCACCTTCCGAAATCTCCGCCGTCCACGATCATGACCGGCAATGCGACGCAGATGATGATCGATATCCCCGACCTCGTGAGCGGGAACCTGCCGGCGGACAAGCGTCAGGTGACGCTGGATCGCGTCCGCGCGCTCGCATCGGGGATCGCGATGTTCGCGCTGGGTTGCGCAGCGGCGGCTATGATCTTCTTAGGGTTCGGAATGTGGGTCTTCGTGTTGCCGCCGGTGATCGGTCTCGCGTCCGCCCTGGTTGCCAAGAGCGCGCTTGATGCGACCTAG
- a CDS encoding TspO/MBR family protein, translating into MKSLLSLLVFLALVAAAALTGMSYLPGPWYEALAKPAWTPPNWVFPPTWAVLYVMIAVAGWRVFEREGISRALIVWAVSLQLNAAWSVIMFREHQIGLAAADIAALWLTIVAFIALTWNTTRIASLLFVPYLLWVSYAAALNFEIWRLNPQV; encoded by the coding sequence ATGAAATCTCTTCTCTCGCTATTGGTCTTTCTTGCGCTCGTGGCTGCGGCTGCGTTGACCGGCATGTCGTATCTGCCGGGGCCTTGGTACGAGGCGCTGGCGAAGCCCGCGTGGACGCCGCCGAACTGGGTGTTTCCGCCGACGTGGGCCGTGCTCTACGTGATGATCGCGGTTGCCGGCTGGCGCGTGTTCGAGCGGGAGGGGATCAGCCGGGCGTTGATCGTTTGGGCCGTCTCGTTGCAGCTTAACGCCGCCTGGTCGGTGATCATGTTCCGCGAGCACCAGATCGGGCTCGCGGCAGCGGACATCGCGGCCCTGTGGCTTACGATCGTGGCCTTCATCGCGCTCACCTGGAACACGACGCGGATCGCGAGCCTGCTGTTCGTGCCGTACCTCCTGTGGGTCAGCTACGCGGCGGCTTTGAACTTCGAGATCTGGCGCCTCAATCCGCAGGTCTGA